The genomic region GTTCTTCGAAATACCGGAAGATACGTTCTTTCAGTTCAGCTTTGGAAGTGACCCGGATTCCCCGCAGGAAGCTCTGGGCCATCTTGCCGAAGAAGGATTCAATCAAGTTGAGCCAGGAGCCGTGCTTGGGCGTGAACACAACTAACAGCTCCTCGGGGAGCCTCTTTATCTCCCTGATGATCAGAGAATTCCTTCAGGGCTTGCTTAACCTCAAGATATTTCTCTATATCCATTATAAGAGCAACTGGCTTGCCCTGCTGGGTGATAACCACCTCCGTCCCATCTTCCTTGACTGAAGAGAGAAGCTTAGTCAGATTCTTCCGTAGCTCATGAACCCCAACAAAGGGATTCCTAAAATTAGCGGAGTGTTGCCGATACAGGCCTCTTGACTCCGCATCGTAAATCACTTTGCAAACGCCGAAACAACCAGGTAGATCCACCAGCCATGCATCATTGCCGATAAGGGGAGTTTTTTAAGAGCAATTGCCGGGCGGCCAGGGTTTCCCTGACAAGCATTGAAGGCAATTTTTGCGGATTTGTTCGCTTCCAAGGTAGGCGAGTTCCACTTTTCCTTGCTGGAACAGGTTACACTTGTTCCAGGAAACTAACAAAGGCCATTAGCTCTAGGCGCACCTGCTTAAACAACGGACGCAATTGTCGAATAAGGCGATCAATTCGTTCCACATCAAATTTGAAAGCGTAAACATTTCGAACGATGTGCCTAAAGCGCAGGTATTCATCCAGCCCCTTCACTGTGTTTTCGGAAATAACTTGAGGACGTAATTGCAATATAGCAATGCTCACTTGCCGCAACAAATCACGGTGCCACTCCGGTCCACCCGGGAGGCTTTGGTCCACATCCGTTGCAATGTGACGGAAAATGCGTTCAAGCCCACCGTAGAAGTCGTGCAGGTTCAGCGCTACGGAATCAAGATAGAAGTCATGCTCCGTAGAATGCCGGGCCAAACTCATGGCCTGCTCGGCTCGTGTCACAACTCTCTCTAAATCAGCAAGTTCCTGGCAAATACGGCTAGCGACTACCAGATAGCGCTCAATCATACCTCTTTGCCCTCACGCTCGATTATTGCCCTCAGGGTAGTGCGGCAAGTATCTATGTCCACCAGATTGATCTCGATATCTTTGCCTATGTCCATCACCGCGCCCATGGCCCGAAAGGTATCTTCAGCGCTAATTCCCCAAGCAGCGATGTCCACATCAGACCATTTGCTAAAGCAGTTTAAATGGAGGAGAGAACCAAAGACGACGACTCGCTTAGCGCCAAAATTCTCCTTGAGCAATTTGGCCGCCTGTCGCGCTAATTCCCAGGCCCGTTTCCGTCTTGCGGTCAGTTCCTTTTCCTCTTGCTCCAGCCGCAGCCGGGCGGTAGCTTTGTATACTACCATATCTTCTTCGCTTATCCAAGGGAAAGCAGCTTTGCTCACGATTCTATCTGGTTCATTCTTTGACAAACCCACTTCTGTCCGCCCCTTTTTAGAAAAATACCTTTAAAAATAAGCATACCCGCAATAATATCTTCTCACTATCACGCTGTTAAGTAAAATATGATTCCACTGCAATAAGTAATTTTGCTGCAAAAGAACGAAGGAAGCCTGGGCCTGAGTTGCTACCATATCCTACTACAATGTTTACGAGCAAAATTCCAGGTGTCTGTATTTTTCATGGACATTGTTGTCTGGTAGCCATAGATATAGTTAATGGTTCGCGGAGCTTTTTTCATAAACAGCCGGACCCATATGATCATGGTCAAAGGTATAAACATAACCATGATTAACATAAATAACCAAAAACCCACTTTTATCACTCCCCAAACAATAAGTCGCTGCCTTATTTTTATAGTTCAGGTTTTTTTATCTAGAGTGTCCGGAGCGGGAGATAATACAGCCGATCAGAAGTTCCCACAGGGTGGGACGGAGCTTTTTGGGCGGCGCCTGCCAGAGGAAGGTGACCCAGTCTCCCAGGGTTTCCAGTATGTGTTGACGTTCCATGCTGTGACCTCCTGAAAAAATATTTCTTTATCAAGAGGCCGCCAAACGCGGCTTCACAGCCGCGTCTATTTGTTGACAACAGTTGACAACAGGTTTTTCAAAAATATTTGCATATTTTTTCCCTTCGGGTGAGGAGACTCTAAACTCTAGTTATTGAAAATAACCCTGCTTTTTGTTAAGATAGTAGTAAGAAAATAGACTCTTACCCGGAAGGTATTACCATGAAGCCTACCAAAATGACCTCCAAGGGGCAAATAACCTTGCCATTTGAACTAAGGAAAAAGCTTGCTCTACAGCCCGGAGACAAGATTCAGATTGCTGAAAGTCCTCACGGCTACATTATTAAAAAACATGCCGCCCCTTCTCCGTTTAC from Atribacteraceae bacterium harbors:
- a CDS encoding AbrB/MazE/SpoVT family DNA-binding domain-containing protein, which translates into the protein MKPTKMTSKGQITLPFELRKKLALQPGDKIQIAESPHGYIIKKHAAPSPFTQYVGFLQKKQRTDDILEELRSK